The nucleotide sequence TGATCAAGCCCGGCGATCTCGACGGCGCGATCAACGAAATGATCAAGGTCAAGAAGCCGGTGCTGTTCGACTGCCGTGTTGCGGCGCTGGAAAACTGCTTCCCGATGATTCCATCGGGCAAGGCCCATAACGAGATGTTGCTTCCTGCGGAAGCAAACGAAGAAGCAACGACCGCGGCGTTCGCCGGCGGCAAGGCGCTGGTGTGACGATGAAAGCAGAGACAATGGAACAGCCCGCATCCGCCTACTTTATGGAGGATCGTCACGATCCTAACGAGACGCATACGTTGTCCGTGCTCGTGCAGAACGAGCCGGGCGTGCTTGCGCGTGTGATCGGCCTGTTTTCCGGCCGCGGTTACAACATCGACAGTCTCACGGTGTCGGAAACCGAACATGCCAAGCATATGTCGCTGATCACCATCGTGACGACCGGTACGCCGATGGTAATCCAGCAGATCAAGCACCAGCTCGACCGCATGATCCCGGTCTATCGCGTGGTCGACATGACGCTCACCGGCCGCGCCATCGAGCGCGAACTGGCGATGGTGAAGGTCAAGGGGACCGGCGATC is from Afipia massiliensis and encodes:
- the ilvN gene encoding acetolactate synthase small subunit, whose product is MEQPASAYFMEDRHDPNETHTLSVLVQNEPGVLARVIGLFSGRGYNIDSLTVSETEHAKHMSLITIVTTGTPMVIQQIKHQLDRMIPVYRVVDMTLTGRAIERELAMVKVKGTGDLRMEALRLSEAFRARVIDATTESFVFEITGGTAKIDQFINLMIPLGLVEVSRTGVAAIARGPDGT